The stretch of DNA CACTGCAGAAAAAGTGCAACCCCGCGAATTATGAGACTGTTCTGCACGGTTTTCTGCCGGATAAACCGGAGTTCCGGCGAGCCGGTTTTCAGCTTCACCGCCCGGCCTTTGGCGATCGCGCACAGCTCATAATGGTATTGAGCATGACCGTCATTTATACACCTATACACCTGAACCGGTGATAAATCCGAACTCCGGCATTTTAATTTACAGTCTATCACAGCTTAAAATAATAATAATGTTGCCAGTGTTCCTGGTAAATGGAAGCTTAGTAGCCTGCTTTTTAAGGAGGAATGGATATGGCTAAAATTGCAATTAAAAATGATATTTTCTGGGTCGGTGCAAAAGACCCGGAGCGCCGGTTTTTTGACGGACTGCTGCCGCTGCCGCATGGCACAACGTACAATTCATATCTGATTCAAGGCTCCGAGAAAACAGCGCTGCTGGATACGGTGGAGCCGGCGCTGCTGGATCAGCTGCTGGCGAATCTGGAAGGCGTAAATAAAATTGATTACATTGTGTCGCATCATGCAGAGGAGGATCATTCCGGATCGATTCCGCAAATGCTGGAACGGTTCCCGGAAGCAACGCTGCTGTGCATGCAGAGAAATAAAGAGATGCTGCTGGATTTATTGCCGATTCCGGAAGAGCGGATTCGGGTGGTTGAAGACGGCGCTGAGATTTCACTCGGCAATAAAACGATTCGCTTTCTGTTTACACCGTGGACGCACTGGCCCGAAACCGGCATGACCTATATTCCAGAGGATAAAATTCTGTTCCCGTGTGATTTCTTCGGATCGCATCACTGCTTCGATGAAATTTTCGCCGAAGAAAAACCGGAAGTATATCTCGGAGCGCAACAGTATTACGTCCAGATTATGATGCTCTACTCCAAGATCACCGCGAAATATCTCGACCGCCTGAAAGCGCTCGATATTGAAATGATCTGCCCAAGCCACGGTTCGGTATATGACCGGCCGCAGATCATTTTTGATCTTTATGAAAAATGGATGCGCGGCGAACCGGAAAATCTGGCACTGATTGCGTATATCTCTACACACGACAATACGGAAGTTATGGCAGAATATTTAAATACAGCGCTTGAAAAACGCGGTGTGAGAACGGTGCTGAAAAATCTGGTTGGACTGCCGCTTCATGAACTGGCGGGTTTATTGACGGATCCGGCGACGATTGTACTCGGCTCCTCTGTGATTATGGCGTCGCTGCATCCACTGGCAGTGTACACTGCATTTCTGCTCGACCGGCTGAAGCCGAAAGCAAAATTTGCGGCGGTCATCGGTTCTTATGGCTGGAGCCCGAACCCGCTGAAAAACGCCGGCGACCTGCTGGCATCATGGAAGCCGGAAATCGTCGGCGCGGTGATCGCCAAAGGACATCCCGGCGAGGAAACCATGAAAGAACTCGACGCACTGGCGGATGCAATTGCCGCCAGACATAAGGCCGCCGGAATTTTAAATTAATCTCTATGGAACAGACAACTCTACAGAACACGATGTCCACCATTGAAGAAGCTGCACGCAGCGGATCATGGGATAAGGTGAATGAGATTCTCATTCAATTCGGACTGCAGCTGCTCGCCGCAACGCTCATTTTTATTGTCGGCCGCTGGCTTGCGCGCCGTCTGCAGCTCTGGATTGAACGGGTTATGCGCCGTGCGAAAGTTGATCCGATCCTGATCACCTTTACAGCGAATCTGACATATACGCTTATGCTGATTGTTGTCATTTTGGCGGCGCTGGCGCAAATCGGAATTCAAACCGCATCGCTGGTGGCAATTCTCGGTGCCGCCGGTTTAGCTATCGGCCTTGCCCTGCAGGGCTCGCTGTCCAATTTTGCCGCCGGCGTCTTAATGGTGATTTTCCGGCCGTTCAAGATCGGCGAGTATATTGAGGGCGGCGGTGCCGCCGGTACGGTGAAAGCCATTCATATTTTTACCACCACGCTCACCTCGCCGGACAACCGGAAAATTATTGTCCCGAATTCAAAAATGATGAGCGACAATATTGTAAACTATTCGGCACACGGAACGCGCCGCATCAGTTTAACCGCGGT from Kiritimatiellales bacterium encodes:
- a CDS encoding FprA family A-type flavoprotein, producing MAKIAIKNDIFWVGAKDPERRFFDGLLPLPHGTTYNSYLIQGSEKTALLDTVEPALLDQLLANLEGVNKIDYIVSHHAEEDHSGSIPQMLERFPEATLLCMQRNKEMLLDLLPIPEERIRVVEDGAEISLGNKTIRFLFTPWTHWPETGMTYIPEDKILFPCDFFGSHHCFDEIFAEEKPEVYLGAQQYYVQIMMLYSKITAKYLDRLKALDIEMICPSHGSVYDRPQIIFDLYEKWMRGEPENLALIAYISTHDNTEVMAEYLNTALEKRGVRTVLKNLVGLPLHELAGLLTDPATIVLGSSVIMASLHPLAVYTAFLLDRLKPKAKFAAVIGSYGWSPNPLKNAGDLLASWKPEIVGAVIAKGHPGEETMKELDALADAIAARHKAAGILN
- a CDS encoding mechanosensitive ion channel domain-containing protein, which encodes MEQTTLQNTMSTIEEAARSGSWDKVNEILIQFGLQLLAATLIFIVGRWLARRLQLWIERVMRRAKVDPILITFTANLTYTLMLIVVILAALAQIGIQTASLVAILGAAGLAIGLALQGSLSNFAAGVLMVIFRPFKIGEYIEGGGAAGTVKAIHIFTTTLTSPDNRKIIVPNSKMMSDNIVNYSAHGTRRISLTAVISYRDDIDAAKTILKKLLENEPRVLSDPAPLVAVAAIGDHGVEFTVRGWVNVSDFWGVTFDLTEAIKKSLDAAGLTIPFRQQDVHLYTHNS